In Euphorbia lathyris chromosome 10, ddEupLath1.1, whole genome shotgun sequence, a single genomic region encodes these proteins:
- the LOC136208434 gene encoding UPF0548 protein At2g17695, translated as MVFLCWARPSPEEQKNCLIKSSDFNYDPKYKGATAKSASSLKEDDQLSKDGFSLNHARVLVGSGLQAFEKGKSALQTWRHFGLNWAYVDPKTPIQTGQKFCVCVKEFLPWVMMPLQVVYVQETQNKKKAMASFCFGGGTLQGHLLAGEERFSIEMDEKKQVWYEIVSISKPAHILSFIGYPYVQFRQKFFAHQSTNAVLKHVNAS; from the exons ATGGTTTTCTTGTGCTGGGCTCGTCCTTCTCCTGAAGAACAGAAGAATTGTTTAATAAA GTCATCTGATTTCAATTATGACCCAAAGTATAAAGGAGCTACTGCTAAATCTGCATCTTCCCTTAAAGAAGATGATCAGCTCTCCAAAGATGGTTTCTCACTAAACCATGCCCGTGTTTTAGTCGGTTCTGGTCTTCAGGCTTTTGAAAAGGGCAAATCAGCTCTTCAAACTTGGAG GCATTTTGGATTGAATTGGGCATATGTTGACCCCAAAACTCCGATACAAACTGGTCAAAAGTTTTGTGTTTGTGTGAAGGAGTTCCTGCCATGGGTGATGATGCCTCTTCAGGTAGTTTATGTTCAAGAAACTCAGAATAAGAAAAAGGCTATGGCTTCCTTTTGTTTTGGTGGTGGCACTCTTCAAGGTCATTTGCTG GCGGGGGAAGAGCGATTTTCAATTGAAATGGATGAGAAGAAGCAAGTATGGTATGAGATAGTTTCGATCTCAAAGCCTGCACATATTCTGTCATTTATAGGGTATCCATATGTTCAATTCAGGCAGAAGTTTTTTGCTCATCAATCTACTAATGCAGTTTTGAAACATGTTAATGCATCCTAA